A section of the Primulina huaijiensis isolate GDHJ02 unplaced genomic scaffold, ASM1229523v2 scaffold41279, whole genome shotgun sequence genome encodes:
- the LOC140969376 gene encoding transcription factor MYB60-like, producing the protein MGSDHNNSTSYHHFMPKNEYNNERVFDNSKHQYNSSVITTDPNSSVYASSAANISRLLEGWMRTSPFQTNNHEKIPYRDISAECDTTNPTAAAAPASIQCYKPEIENDEGINGMNPNDELQCILSYNHNLNRMACEKSVSCDSSQKGSENSGLIDQEKLHFMHEDKPKIETNPPLSFLEKWLLEESCSTQVEGVMELSSIF; encoded by the coding sequence ATGGGATCTGATCATAATAACTCCACTTCTTATCATCATTTCATGCCTAAAAATGAATACAACAATGAAAGGGTTTTCGACAACAGCAAGCATCAGTATAACTCTAGCGTCATCACGACTGATCCGAACTCTTCGGTGTACGCCTCGAGTGCAGCGAACATATCAAGACTCTTGGAAGGTTGGATGAGAACATCCCCCTTCCAAACCAATAACCACGAGAAAATTCCTTACCGTGATATTTCTGCGGAATGCGACACTACTAATCCgactgctgctgctgctcctgCATCGATTCAGTGTTACAAGCCTGAAATCGAGAATGATGAAGGGATTAATGGGATGAATCCGAATGACGAATTGCAATGTATTCTGTCCTATAATCACAATTTGAACAGAATGGCTtgtgaaaaatcagtttcttgTGATTCTAGCCAAAAGGGTTCTGAAAACAGTGGATTGATCGATCAAGAAAAGCTTCATTTCATGCACGAGGATAAGCCGAAAATCGAAACCAACCCTCCATTATCGTTTCTTGAGAAATGGTTGCTGGAAGAAAGTTGTAGTACTCAAGTTGAAGGAGTTATGGAGTTGTCATCAATTTTCTAG